In the genome of Natronomonas salina, the window TCGAAGTGTTCTGGTGTATACTTTCGATTTCTCTGACGACGGCTACCGCGGGTAGCTAGTGGCTCAAAATCAATGACAATCTCATAGAAATTTTGTTTCGTGTGGTGAGATTCATTGAGGAATCGGGGGACTAGCTCACCATGCAGATAGGCCAATTCGTCACGTTTCGCGACAAGATACGGTCCAACAACAGGTGCGAACTCGTCGATTGCTGCGGCACCATCAATTATGGTATTGAGGTACTGCATTTCATCAGTCGTAGTGCAGGGTAGGTTTTGCTGTTCACAAAACTGTTGCACTGATAAACCAAACGCCGGGTGGACACCACCTCGGTAAAGACGAATTTGCGGAGTCATCACGTAACCCATGCCGTAGCTTGAACGGCTGATAGAGGGACGAAAGGTGGCCAGAGCATCTATGATCCCGCCGATATACTCAACTGGATAGCCGTCTCGAAACCCAGTGTTCGGAATCACGTGCGTTTCCGGCTGTACGTCGCTGACATCATATTTATCGCGAAATTGCTCCGGGTCAGTGAGAGAGGCCCGACCTGAACTCGTCGTTCCGTAGTGGAGCTCGTTGACTGTTCGTGCGAGGCGATACATTTCATCGACTGAGAGAGAGTCCCGAGGCGCAATCTCGTCTCGATACGTACCAACGAGAAATCCGAGCTCTCTGACGGCATTGGCCGAGCGTCCTTCGACAAAATTGTAGAGTTTCTCAAATCCTGCATGTCTGTAGATACTGAAATACTCATGGCCCCCGTCTGGCGCAACAAGCTCGAAGTCAATTTTATGTTTTTCGAGTAGCTCTCCAATGAGTGCGATCACCTGGTCATTTCCGTGCCCCCCGATTCGGACCGAGGGCTGTGGGCGAAACTGCAGCTCAGGTTCGGTTCTGATATGGAATCGCACCCGAAGGAGTGAATCGAGAAGGCCGAGGTAGTAGTCGTCTGGAAGGCCTTCTGTGGACATAGCCAGTAAGTTGAATTCCGGAGTTATGGCTCTGTTGAAACCCTCCGCTTCTGACATGGGAGAATGTCGCTCTTCTTTCGGCTCGCGACCGAAGCGATAGCGATTATCCATTTTGTGAAACCCCACGGCATAAAGAGGATTTCAACAAAATCAGAGATATGAACCACCGGGATTCTCTATGCAGCAGACGCAGAAAGCCAGCCTCACTGATGAGGATAAATTCCTTTGGAAACATATGTGCTAGAGAAAAGCTATTTTAATGTACTGTCTAGCCACCAGTGCTAGCCACGATGATGAATTTGCCGTCAGGGTCCGATGCAGATGAAGACGATATTCTCCGCGCGACGAATGCCCTGCTCGGGCGAACGTTTGGAGATATTGACGAGCAGATTCACGGTATGACTGATGACAGTCGTGCAAGCTCAAAACACGGCGTTGCGAACGTTATCGAAGAAGGATATTTTAATATCCCAATCAACTCCGACGCGGGACCAGATTTTAGCAAAACCGGTATAGAACTGAAGGTCACGCCACTCCGATTGACTGGCAATAATGATCTCGTGCGACCGAAGGAGCGGCTCGTACTGTGTATGTGCGACTATAACGAGGTTGTGGATGCAAACCACTGGACTGACGTCCCCGCGTTACGCAAGAAGCTCAGTCGTGTGCTTATCATCTGGTATCTCCACATAGTCGGCCAGGATCGTTCGACCTACCCAATTGTCTGGTGGACACTGTGGGAGCCGATGACTGATCCTTACTGGTCAGAGATTCTCCAGTCAAACTTTGAAATCTGCAAGCAACGAATTCTCGACGGCGATACACCCAGCGAGAAGCACACCCGACTACTCGGGACCTGCCCGAAACACGGAGGCGGATACGACCGTGATAATCCGAGTCAATCTCCGCGCTCATCCCGCGTAGCCCCTGACGCACACCCCACACTGGACTACGCCGAAAAGCGTGGATGGTCGATCGGTATGAGCGGCTGTATGGAACTTTTTACTGCTGCAACTGGCCTCGAGAACGCAAAACGAGGACGGGCGACGGGTATCGAGCTGAACGCACTTTGGGGGGCTGCCTCACAGCGTGCTGCACACGACGTGCCCCGATTCAGCGACGCTTTTGAGGTTAGTGATTAGAAGATTAAAAATCAGTCAGCGTGGCGCCACCCTCGCTTGCCCGGACCTCTTCGATATCAGTGACAACTTCTTTACCGTCAGAATCAACATTCAGGTATAGATTGGAGATAACCGGTGGATACTCGTATGCAACGTGGTTCTGCCGCCAGCCATCCGGTGTTTGTACCATCGCATCCCACGTCTCAATAGTGATGGTTCCAGCGGGGTAGTTGTAATCGTTTTTGTCGTAGAGATACAGTGGGCTAGCTTCAAACTCGTTCGCGGTCTCGCCGACGAACTCACTCACCGTCTGGACGGACACATCAGCATCGACAGGGACTGCACTGCAGGGGTCTTCCTCTTGAGCCGCAGCGAGTGACTCTGTGAGCTCGACACGTGCTGCTTCCGAAGTATCGTCGTCGACAATGATGGCTGTCTTTAGCGGAACGCGTTCTGTCTCACGAGCCGCCAGCAGTTCGTCATCTGCACAGCCATCCAGGAACACCGTGTTGATGTTCAATTCACCCAAGTCCCGCTCTTCAGACGACCCTGGCAGCGACTGCAAGAGTTTCCGTGGAAACACGAGTTGCCGTAGCCGCCATATCTTCTGTGCCAGGCGTGCTTGCTCTTCCTCGAGAGTATTTCCCTCAGCTTGTCGCTCTTTCCACTCTTCGATTATCTCTTCGCGAAGTGTCGAATATGCTCCGACGTAATCGTCACTTAGCTCAAAGCCGAGGGGCCAACGATTCATTGCCTCAGCTTGAGCAAGTACTGTCCCAGTACCGGCAAAGTGGTCAAAGACGACATCGCCAGGGTCAGTTGTTAATTGAATAATTCGCTCCACAAGCGGTCGCGGGAAGGGGGCGGGATGGTCTATCGTCATATTCCCCCAGCCACCCTGAGTCGGTGTCACCATCTCCCATATGTTGTCCGGGACTTTTCCACGGGGGTGATACCGCTCTGGATAATTAATCCACCAGTCTTTAAACTCTGTAGCATCGGCGATACGGATCTTATCTAGGTCGAAGTGGAAATCGTTCTGCTTACTGAAGCAAAGAATATACTCAAAAACGTTTCGAAACTTGCCCTTTCCGCTATACGGCAGTGCGCGAACCTTATCCCAGATAACGATATCCTGCAGCACCCATGAGTCAGCGATCGAATCGTATTCGAAGGAGCACTCATCATCAGTGCAGTAGTGGACCCCGGTTTCACGATCCTTTGTTAGTGGGGCTCCACATTTGTCGCAGTTGGTTTTGTTCTCAAGGTTTTCACAAATATCAGCAATATCTGTCGGAAGTCGGATAGTCCGCCCACCCTTCTTGAACGTATTCACGATGACCCACAGGGAGCCATCCGGCTTCGTCAGGTCGTACGTCTGCTTGTAAACCCTGCGGAGCTCCTCAAGATAATCTTCGTAATCATCTCCAAGACCAATCTGTAGCTCTTCATCGTATCCATAGTCCTTCACATCGCCGTATGGTGGTGACGTAATCGTCGTGTCGATGAGTTGGCCATCGACATCACCGAATTGCTCAGTAAGTGTATCGTAGTGAGACCGAGTGTCAGCGTGATAGAGTCCGTAGCCCTCTGGAACCTCGCTATCAACAGGCGGAATAGGGGACGTATCGGCCATTAAAGGATTTTTAGAGCCAGGGTATATTGGTGCTGTGCTTCCTGAATCGGTTTGTAGTCACTATCTTGTTAATAAATATATCCTCCGGAGAGATACTCGAAGGGTGGGGAAAACAGAACAGCTCGTGCTCTATTTGTGTAATCACACCGCAACCGTCGTAACAGGCCACTTGACGCAGGTGTCTACGCTGTAAAGGGGGACTTTCCTCGGCGCTCATTATTTGGTACACCCACATCGGTGGCTAGGACTATACAACGTATCCCATCGTCTAATGGACTAGATGGGAACCGTTGAGCGACTCGCATTAGGGTGAAAAACGATAGGATGACTTCGAGATCTGCAATAAAGGGAGGAGGATACCTTCAGCGAGAAAACCACTACATGATTGGGGAGTGCCCAAACCCCAGTGAGGACTATGATCACGACCAGCTCGCTTCCTCTCCAGTTATACTCTCGTCGCCCCCTGATTCCGGTGTAAACTACTCCGCACGGTATGGCACGTAAATCGGTATAGGTGGCGCGATACACCTATACCGTGAAGTGGGGAGGCCTGAGGAAACTTTTGAGGGGGTATGCCAGCAGTATCGGAGTTGGACTGGTATGGAACGCAGTCAACAACGCTTGGCCAACAAAGTTTCCCGGTTCGGCAGTGCGTAGCAATAGGATCGTATTTCAAGAACCGCTTTGCCTCAACTGTTCAGTAGCCATCCAGCGTGTTTTGGTTGTTCTCCTGGAACTTATCGCCGAAGTAGGTCCGGAGGTCGTCTTCGAGAGATTCCTCCACCATTGCAAGATTATACAGGTCGTGGACGTCCTCGTAGGCCTCCCTGAGCGTCGAGGATTCCTTCCACTCCCAGCCATAGCCGTCGGTAATCCAAACGAACGCCGTTTCATTCTCACGCATCTTCGAGGAGAGGTCGTCGTACTCACGTTCGGTTGAGCTC includes:
- a CDS encoding MutH/Sau3AI family endonuclease codes for the protein MMNLPSGSDADEDDILRATNALLGRTFGDIDEQIHGMTDDSRASSKHGVANVIEEGYFNIPINSDAGPDFSKTGIELKVTPLRLTGNNDLVRPKERLVLCMCDYNEVVDANHWTDVPALRKKLSRVLIIWYLHIVGQDRSTYPIVWWTLWEPMTDPYWSEILQSNFEICKQRILDGDTPSEKHTRLLGTCPKHGGGYDRDNPSQSPRSSRVAPDAHPTLDYAEKRGWSIGMSGCMELFTAATGLENAKRGRATGIELNALWGAASQRAAHDVPRFSDAFEVSD
- a CDS encoding DNA-methyltransferase, whose product is MADTSPIPPVDSEVPEGYGLYHADTRSHYDTLTEQFGDVDGQLIDTTITSPPYGDVKDYGYDEELQIGLGDDYEDYLEELRRVYKQTYDLTKPDGSLWVIVNTFKKGGRTIRLPTDIADICENLENKTNCDKCGAPLTKDRETGVHYCTDDECSFEYDSIADSWVLQDIVIWDKVRALPYSGKGKFRNVFEYILCFSKQNDFHFDLDKIRIADATEFKDWWINYPERYHPRGKVPDNIWEMVTPTQGGWGNMTIDHPAPFPRPLVERIIQLTTDPGDVVFDHFAGTGTVLAQAEAMNRWPLGFELSDDYVGAYSTLREEIIEEWKERQAEGNTLEEEQARLAQKIWRLRQLVFPRKLLQSLPGSSEERDLGELNINTVFLDGCADDELLAARETERVPLKTAIIVDDDTSEAARVELTESLAAAQEEDPCSAVPVDADVSVQTVSEFVGETANEFEASPLYLYDKNDYNYPAGTITIETWDAMVQTPDGWRQNHVAYEYPPVISNLYLNVDSDGKEVVTDIEEVRASEGGATLTDF